A genomic window from Rhizobium sp. EC-SD404 includes:
- a CDS encoding DUF1801 domain-containing protein: MTELLDHDAYIAAAPEALRPQLAVVRYRLKQALPDAEEVMQYGMPGFSSGGMMIAGYGAFSKQCGLYVSKGAINAHADDIAAAELKASKTGVTFSPTKPIPDELITALALASRKDAAG, from the coding sequence ATGACCGAGTTACTTGACCATGATGCATACATAGCTGCGGCGCCTGAAGCCCTTCGGCCACAACTTGCCGTCGTTCGTTACCGCCTGAAGCAAGCTCTTCCTGACGCGGAAGAGGTCATGCAGTACGGTATGCCGGGTTTCAGTTCCGGAGGCATGATGATCGCGGGCTACGGAGCGTTCAGCAAACAGTGCGGTCTCTATGTTAGCAAAGGCGCGATCAACGCGCATGCCGACGATATCGCTGCAGCCGAGCTTAAAGCATCCAAGACTGGTGTCACTTTCTCACCAACAAAGCCGATACCTGACGAACTCATCACTGCGCTTGCCTTGGCGTCCCGCAAAGACGCGGCGGGCTGA
- a CDS encoding AraC family transcriptional regulator — translation MENLLLLLKQEMDRKSRTFYIRKSASIQRKSEIVTIPTTDPLASVVTLLRPQPSISKRVTGGGRWHVERTNMASPFYCAIVEGTCRLTIEDRAPLLLEAGDFVLVPEVFDFTLSSIDPPPKDAPRTPLETGPGTFRLGDPEAPTELKCLVGHCRFASPDKALIVSLLPAVIHVRAQARLIALVQMINEETRSDRPARDMVLERLLELLLVEALRSVTSTMADPGLLRGLADPRLALALRRIHADPAARLSVQGLATAAGMSRTTFFDRFRNEVGSAPMEYVAAWRMALAKNMLLTGNIALTDLARHVGYGSVSAFSTAFSRHVGTPPGAFAAQG, via the coding sequence ATGGAAAATCTCCTGTTGTTGCTGAAACAGGAAATGGACAGAAAGAGCCGGACTTTCTATATTCGAAAGTCCGCTTCTATTCAGCGAAAGTCCGAAATCGTGACCATCCCGACGACAGACCCCCTCGCCAGCGTCGTCACGCTCCTGAGGCCCCAGCCCTCGATCTCCAAGCGCGTCACCGGCGGCGGCCGTTGGCACGTGGAGCGCACGAACATGGCAAGCCCGTTCTACTGCGCCATCGTCGAAGGCACCTGCCGGCTCACCATCGAAGACCGCGCACCGCTCCTTCTCGAGGCCGGCGATTTCGTCCTCGTGCCGGAAGTCTTCGATTTCACACTGTCGAGCATCGATCCACCGCCGAAGGATGCCCCGCGCACGCCGCTCGAAACCGGCCCCGGAACGTTCCGTCTCGGCGACCCTGAAGCTCCGACCGAGCTCAAATGTCTAGTCGGCCACTGCCGCTTCGCCTCGCCCGACAAGGCCCTCATCGTCTCGCTCCTGCCGGCCGTCATCCATGTGCGCGCGCAAGCCCGCCTGATCGCGCTCGTCCAGATGATCAACGAGGAAACGCGCAGCGACCGGCCCGCGCGCGACATGGTGCTCGAGCGCCTCCTGGAACTGCTGCTGGTCGAAGCCCTGCGCTCCGTCACCAGCACCATGGCAGATCCCGGCCTGCTCCGCGGCCTCGCCGATCCCCGCCTTGCACTCGCGCTGCGCCGGATTCACGCCGATCCCGCCGCCCGCCTCTCCGTCCAGGGCCTCGCAACCGCAGCAGGCATGTCCCGCACCACCTTCTTCGATCGCTTCCGAAACGAAGTCGGATCAGCCCCAATGGAATACGTCGCCGCCTGGCGCATGGCGCTCGCCAAGAACATGCTCCTCACCGGAAACATCGCCCTCACTGACCTCGCCCGCCACGTCGGCTACGGCTCCGTCAGCGCCTTCTCCACAGCCTTCTCCCGCCACGTCGGAACCCCACCCGGAGCGTTTGCCGCGCAGGGGTAG
- a CDS encoding lysozyme inhibitor LprI family protein has translation MVRSDIQKMLGWKERRGELRLTSMLSDDLRQLGQLWDEKAGEAEEFADFIPMRIVTMIEVGVREAIRELVDSGPPYLERAETLSKGAKLDFALLSGLQDRKLSVGDLVAHTVSINDPGRVVAHMDALIHGFVNKLKASHERWIEEKADWPLAPIISDYDEMFRQLSRVFTVRHILTHELPRDPAFDPAEIPRFVAAGVEFLSAIDWVLVQELKGALARTQTTMNIQAGDAMRELEAQMADMIAAIEKRGDTDGALLRRSQFAWQAYARAEADFRASLVEGGSMYPLVWATAQSENIQHRIETLRWWVERDEGDL, from the coding sequence ATGGTACGATCCGACATCCAAAAGATGCTGGGGTGGAAGGAACGGCGCGGTGAGCTCCGCCTGACTTCCATGCTGTCAGACGACCTCCGCCAGCTCGGACAACTTTGGGACGAGAAAGCAGGCGAGGCTGAGGAGTTTGCTGATTTCATACCGATGAGGATTGTCACCATGATTGAAGTCGGCGTGCGGGAGGCAATCCGCGAACTGGTCGACTCCGGTCCACCGTATCTCGAGCGTGCCGAAACGTTGTCCAAGGGAGCAAAGCTGGATTTTGCACTGTTATCCGGTCTGCAAGACCGGAAGCTGTCGGTCGGGGATTTGGTCGCCCACACCGTCTCAATCAACGACCCGGGACGCGTAGTGGCTCATATGGATGCGCTAATTCATGGCTTCGTGAACAAACTTAAAGCGTCACACGAAAGATGGATCGAGGAAAAGGCCGATTGGCCTTTAGCGCCGATCATCAGCGACTACGATGAAATGTTCAGGCAGTTGTCGCGAGTGTTCACCGTGCGGCACATTCTGACCCACGAGCTACCGCGCGACCCCGCGTTCGACCCGGCAGAGATTCCTAGATTTGTGGCCGCCGGTGTCGAGTTTCTATCAGCGATCGACTGGGTGCTGGTGCAGGAACTGAAAGGCGCGTTGGCGCGAACCCAAACCACGATGAACATCCAGGCTGGCGACGCCATGCGCGAACTTGAAGCACAGATGGCGGACATGATCGCTGCGATCGAGAAGCGCGGCGATACTGACGGCGCACTGCTCCGGCGGAGCCAGTTCGCATGGCAAGCATACGCTAGGGCAGAGGCTGATTTTCGCGCTTCGCTCGTTGAGGGGGGGTCGATGTATCCGCTGGTGTGGGCTACTGCGCAATCGGAGAATATTCAGCACCGCATCGAAACCTTGCGCTGGTGGGTAGAGCGTGACGAAGGCGATCTTTAG
- a CDS encoding ATPase domain-containing protein, producing the protein MDNQTAMDDAAPIDSGVPGLNHLMRGGFARGRAHLVEGRPGSGKTTVGMQFLLDGVRRGESCLYITLSESKRELISVAHRHGWSLDGLEIYELVPPELSLDKSKYQSMIHSSELELGETLEMALAAIEKHRPTRLVFDSLSEIRLLSQGSLRYRRQVLALKSFVLLKDITTLFLDDLTGEQDDLNLHSVCHGVLRLEHYVPAYGGERRRARLIKMRGVQIRGGFHDMVIQPGGVTVFPRLVASDHVEKDFGDDAKSGTALDDLFKGGLTRGTSTLLMGPSGAGKSSISACYAFAALSRGEPVYLVTFEETKRIVLARAKGLGMDLAPFLESGLLTLDQVDPAELSPGEITGRLQHAVEHAGVKMVIIDSLTGYLNSLPEEQQLLLQMHEILTYLNQQGIVTLLLLANHGLIGHMSTPVDLTYLSDSVMLLRYFEAGGRIRRAVSVVKKRTGPHEDAIREFTLSSDGISVGEPLAGFTGVLSGTPRFAGDRGSLMRQAGHGPVSGNEQSVG; encoded by the coding sequence ATGGACAACCAGACCGCTATGGACGACGCCGCACCCATCGACTCCGGCGTGCCGGGCCTCAATCATCTCATGCGCGGCGGCTTTGCCAGGGGTCGCGCCCATCTGGTCGAAGGGCGGCCGGGCAGCGGCAAGACCACGGTCGGGATGCAGTTCCTGCTCGATGGCGTGCGCCGCGGCGAGTCCTGCCTCTACATCACCCTGTCGGAGAGCAAGCGCGAGCTCATCTCCGTCGCCCACCGCCATGGCTGGTCGCTCGACGGTCTGGAGATCTACGAACTCGTCCCGCCCGAACTCAGCCTGGACAAGTCCAAATACCAGTCGATGATCCACTCCTCCGAGCTCGAGCTCGGCGAGACGCTGGAGATGGCGCTCGCTGCCATCGAGAAGCACCGCCCGACACGGCTCGTCTTCGACAGCCTGTCGGAAATCCGGCTCCTGTCGCAGGGCTCGCTGCGCTATCGCCGCCAGGTGCTCGCGCTGAAGAGCTTCGTGCTCCTCAAGGACATCACCACCCTCTTCCTCGACGATCTGACCGGCGAGCAGGACGATCTCAATCTCCATTCCGTCTGCCACGGCGTCCTGCGCCTGGAGCATTACGTGCCGGCCTATGGCGGCGAGCGGCGGCGCGCGCGGCTGATCAAGATGCGCGGCGTGCAGATCCGCGGCGGCTTCCACGACATGGTCATCCAGCCGGGCGGCGTCACCGTCTTCCCGCGCCTCGTCGCCTCCGATCACGTCGAGAAGGATTTCGGCGATGACGCCAAGAGCGGCACGGCGCTCGACGATCTGTTCAAGGGCGGCCTGACGCGCGGCACCAGCACGCTGCTCATGGGCCCGTCCGGCGCCGGCAAGTCCTCGATCTCCGCGTGCTATGCCTTTGCGGCGCTCTCGCGCGGCGAGCCCGTCTACCTCGTCACCTTCGAGGAGACCAAACGCATCGTGCTTGCCCGCGCCAAGGGCCTGGGCATGGACCTCGCGCCCTTCCTCGAAAGCGGGCTGTTGACGCTCGATCAGGTCGATCCGGCCGAGCTTTCGCCGGGCGAGATCACCGGCCGCCTGCAGCACGCCGTCGAGCATGCGGGCGTCAAGATGGTGATCATCGACAGCCTCACCGGCTACCTCAATTCCCTGCCCGAGGAGCAGCAGCTGCTCCTGCAGATGCACGAGATCCTCACCTATCTCAATCAGCAGGGCATCGTGACCCTTCTTCTGCTCGCCAATCACGGGCTGATCGGCCATATGAGTACGCCGGTCGATCTCACCTATCTGTCCGATTCGGTGATGTTGCTGCGCTACTTCGAAGCCGGAGGCCGGATCCGCCGCGCCGTCTCGGTGGTGAAGAAGCGCACCGGGCCCCATGAGGATGCGATCCGTGAATTCACGCTGTCGTCGGATGGAATATCGGTGGGCGAGCCGCTTGCGGGTTTCACCGGCGTGCTCTCCGGCACCCCGCGCTTTGCCGGCGATCGGGGCTCGCTGATGCGGCAGGCGGGGCATGGACCGGTCAGCGGAAACGAGCAGAGTGTCGGCTGA
- a CDS encoding sensor histidine kinase — MSAEPARIIVCTPFGRDAEIACGLIRDAGFDPVACTDLPEILRLLPPVQHDALCLVITEEALLDGERSALAAWIEQQPPWSDFPVIILGSRGQELDGRLSFLNHGHIVLERPFSAASLTSAVASAARARTRQLQVKAYIEEREKSDERQKLLIRELHHRVKNTLANVQAMLGATARSHTDIDSFTRAFSSRIVSLSRTHEKLTEDYWQTASLRRILTQELDIYDTESGRFGIEGPDIHLVSDIAVPLGMAFHELATNAVKYGALSVDRGRIDVHWSIMETEGDRRLSLDWREANGPIVTQPTRKGFGSVLLERVLTVQCQADIRTDFAENGFSLHLAMPLPKSRLVPQY, encoded by the coding sequence GTGTCGGCTGAACCTGCCCGCATCATCGTCTGCACGCCCTTCGGCCGCGATGCGGAGATCGCCTGCGGCCTGATCCGCGACGCCGGCTTCGATCCCGTCGCCTGCACCGACCTGCCCGAGATCCTGCGGCTCCTGCCCCCCGTCCAGCACGATGCGCTCTGCCTCGTCATCACCGAGGAAGCCCTGCTCGACGGCGAGCGCAGCGCCCTAGCCGCCTGGATCGAGCAGCAGCCGCCCTGGTCCGATTTCCCCGTCATCATCCTCGGCTCGCGCGGCCAGGAGCTCGACGGGCGCCTCTCCTTCCTCAACCACGGCCACATCGTGCTGGAGCGCCCCTTCAGCGCCGCCTCGCTGACCAGCGCCGTCGCCTCCGCCGCGCGCGCCCGCACCCGCCAGCTCCAGGTCAAGGCCTATATCGAGGAGCGCGAAAAGTCCGACGAGCGCCAGAAGCTCCTGATCCGCGAGCTCCACCACCGGGTCAAGAACACGCTCGCCAACGTCCAGGCGATGCTCGGCGCCACCGCCCGCTCCCACACCGATATCGACAGCTTCACCCGCGCCTTCTCCAGCCGCATCGTGTCTCTGTCGCGCACCCATGAGAAGCTGACCGAGGATTACTGGCAGACCGCATCGCTGCGCCGCATCCTCACCCAGGAACTCGACATCTACGACACCGAATCCGGCCGCTTCGGCATCGAAGGTCCCGATATCCACCTCGTCTCCGATATCGCCGTGCCGCTCGGCATGGCCTTCCACGAACTCGCCACCAACGCCGTCAAATACGGCGCGCTCTCCGTCGACCGGGGCCGCATCGACGTCCACTGGTCGATCATGGAAACCGAGGGCGACCGCCGCTTGAGCCTCGACTGGCGCGAAGCGAACGGCCCCATCGTCACGCAACCCACCCGCAAGGGCTTCGGCTCCGTCCTGCTGGAGCGCGTCCTCACCGTCCAGTGCCAGGCCGATATCCGCACCGATTTCGCCGAAAACGGCTTCTCGCTGCACCTCGCCATGCCCCTGCCGAAGTCCCGCCTCGTCCCCCAATACTGA